TTCTGTTTTCTAGATAACCTGAATCTCCAAAAGCGAAAATGCACCACTACCATTAGGTTTATACTTTCAAACCCATGTTCAACCTTTTAGTGTTCTATCTTTTTGGCAACagaatcaaattaaaatatcttCACGTGTGAGATCGGgttaaaagttttttatttcttttgccAGCTCATTCCTGGTAGAGTGTGTATTTAGTGCAGTGACCGCACTTTTACATATCAAGAGAGATTCCCTCGACAGTGTCAGACGAGACTCAAGACTATTTTTGACCGAAATGAAGCCAGATATTATCAAACTGGTGGTATTTCGCCAGGCTCAACCTTCACGTTATGCTAATGATAGGTGAAGAATAAAGTTGCGTTGCTTTTTTTTGTCTGAGGGGCATTTGCTAGTTAAAAAGTCGTCCAAGGGGGCGCTgacagaaaaaagtttgggaaacactgatttaaACCATCCATagccagtggcgtatctagggtgagGCAGCCATGGCTCCATAGACGCCGATTGGATAGGGGTGCAAAAACGGTGAAAAGTTTTAGTTGTAAAacgttttaataaaataatttctaattataaataaaactttgtcatgggcgccattttataCGACAATGTCCATAGCCATGTTACAAGAAGTATTACAAAAAGGACTTACATGCCTAAGTGTTTATTTTCAATCACATAAAATCGCTCAAAACAATTATTTCCAAATAGCCTACCAATAATTTCCGCTTCCCAATAACAGCAATGCATCCTAGGGTATGACAGTTCGAAAACCTGTGCAGTTTTCTATGACTCATTTCACCTGTGATTGACGATTTTTTTTGCTTCCCTATgtaaatgaatatttgatttcgTGCACGGTGATGAAATGAATATTACTGCTACTGATATATAACTATAAAACTCAGTTCCTATCGTATCTAGTTAAAAATTCTgggttatatttaatatatatatttaaaaagcaTAATATATTGGTGAAATATCACCCGTAACTTGTAACAAAATCGTTTTTGAATACGACGACGGATATCCAGATAAAATACCGCAAGTTAAAAATTATTGATCACCTATAAAGATCTTGCTGTCGCACAAACTCGAATACCTACTTGTACTAAACACCTGGATAATAAATCATTCATGTGTAGGACAtatatccagtggtgggattcaaattttttgtcaaccgGTTCCATCACAGAAGGCATATTATTTGGCCGGTTCTGTTATaagttttttttagtaatgctaaccggttcgctgatctcataaaattccgcgagacggttttatagaaccggttcgaaccggctgaatcccgcCACTGCATATATCCCTTTTGGTAACATAGTCTACGAACAAAAGATAATATGTTTTAGGCTTCAGGACAATGTATATAAATTTTCGGTTCGCGTACAAATGAAACATGCTCATCCAAGAGTAAGTATTCGCTCATGCCTGATAAAAACGATTTCGTGTCGAGGTATTATAATTCGGAATATATACGAGGGATCAACCAAGGGGTCATTTTATTGATAACCCTTTCGAAATCGAACTTATTACGTGTAATCTTCTTCTTAAAAAGAAAGAAAGGGGTCGCAGCGTCgtcaaaattgtgtttttttcatattgacatcTTGGGGTTTCAAATTCGACGTACCGTATATTGGCGTCAGTCGGTCACGTAATGACAACGTGCCTAATAGTCGCTCAGAATTAATGGTAGCCGGTGGCGGAAAAGACAATTTACAACCAGAACAAACATTTCCTTATATTCGCGTTTGTATTGTGaccaaaaacaacaacaaaaaggTTTAACAGCTACCTATACCATTCGGCAAGAAAATACGAGCGAGATACGACCCTATGTTAATGAGAGCCCATTGCTGTACCGCAGTTATACTTACAGTGATATCGGTTTCACTCGAAGGCCTGGTCAATGATAGCTAATTacctcaaatatatatacataattcatgatatatattataatgatATGGTAAAGATTATTATTCACTTATTTTCGGCAAAGCAATACAGAATCTACTGTTTGCGAAAAGCAATTTGACCCGAGAAAAATTAATCGATTTGAAAAACCAGGAAATTAgattttaacatattttaaaatatttaatagatTATGATTCATAGAAACTGACGCCACTACATTAATTTGTTTAACTTTCACTGATTGCACTGTCAAACAATTAAATTATACATTTTAGTTGGgctaaacatatatatatatatatatatgatatgaaTCAAAACCAATAATAGGGGACCAAAATGCAACtaattacatattttttatatcacacAATGATGTTCAATATGAAATCTCATTGTCTGTCATATTCAATGAATAATTTACACGACGAGGAGggtcagttttttttaaatgaacagtttttgaaaataaacaaattgtgTCGGAAAACATGCAATATTCAATTAAGATTATTGGCCTGGCAGCTTTACTTCTTACGAAAGGTAGGATAACTGTGTAATGTTTCattatttctttttataatttgtttaattCAATAATTCTGGTTAATTTAGTCGTTATCTGGTAACTGCCAGACCCGGCAGGCTTTTCATTGAGGGGATACCACTACTTTGTTTTGggcaaaattcataaaaatagtCTCAGTAATTCAATGCAATGTATGCTTACTTGTAGGAATATCGTATTTGGACGCCGAACCGTGTGAAAGATACCCACCCGATTACATTTATGATCGCAATGGGGAAATAGAATCACCGAGGAATGATAGTGAATGTGGAGGGTGGAATTATTGTCGTTGGCGATTTCATTTTCCCCTTCACGAGCAGACTATATTCAAAATGACTTTTACGTCAAACCAAACCCCAAAAGAAAGAGGCCTGATAAGGGTTCATAGTTTGCTCCCCGGAACTGGAATATGtaagtgtatttatttatgGCTTACATGTTGTATTTAGAAACTTTTTTGAAgccaataaatttttctgttcgATTTTTAAGAAATCGTTTCGTTATctatatttttcacttttttgatTGGAAATTATACTTTGGGAGTCAAAGGTAAATTTTGCGGCCTTTTGTCACGGCCGACAATCTTTTATCTCGGGCCCAAAGTTGAGTCATAGTAAAACTCAAGTCCGAATTTTGAAGATTCAAATGAGACCTGACTCTGACGACTGATCTCGATAGAGGCCAATAGACCAGCGGTGTCCAAACTGCGGCCCGTCGGACGAATTCGTGCGGTCCGCGGGAAGATTTACAGCCGATCCTCAACCAGCCGTTTCCAATAAAATTTTCCAGAGCAAACCTAAGTGTAGCCCAGATAAGCACTATTCTTGTGTATGGTACTATCGTGATGGTATATTATATCAGAGCACGCAACCAAAGCATATTATGAATAAGCGACGACAAGAGAGGACGAAACTCGGCAGTTTTCTAAGtcttataatttgaaaatacattccGAGTTCGCgcacaatgaaaatacgaaaaaaaacgCCGTACAAATTCGTCAAATTAAACTTCAATTTATGACAAGTTATTTAATGTGAGGTTCgcgacaaaaataaaatatgatttgcgGCCTCAGAAAGCATTTGAGTTGGACAAGGCTGTACTAGACAACAAGCAGATGTATCTAACAACATAAAACCATAAACAAACTTCGTATGTATAATTGTAATCAACGACCAGTATGGAAATCACACATAAAAACCCCCTTTTTAATTTAAGCGTATAACATTCATTGAAGAGAGAAAATAAATCCTTTTTCTATATTATACAGTACCTGGTTTTTCCTGGTATGGCTTCAACCCAGACTCTGATCAAACATGTTGGATCGGTTATACCTCCGATATCTGCTTGAACGAAACAAAGAAGCTTAAATGCGAAACTAGAAAATGGTTGTCCAATGTAAATGGTTCAATGGTCATATTTGAATGCAAACCTTCCAAATTACAATTCAAACTGTCCTATGAATACATTGACTGTAAAACAGGTAAAACTACTTTCCAATTTAGCTAAATAATAACACGCTCAATGCGAATTTATAACACACTCAGTGATCATTCACAGGTATAAGTCCCATAAGTATATATGATCACGTGCGCCGATTGAATTTACGTTAACATTACAGAATCTAGACTGCTCACGTCTTATGTCAAGTAAAAGTGTAATGTACGGATCATAAGACTTAAACTTACGCTCTCATCTTCCATTCCAGGAAAGAGTAGTCGTACCTCTCCAACCACTACATCCCCGGGTAAAACCAGCCAATCACCAGTAATTACTTCATCAATCACACAggaaaacaaacataaaaaccACACCGACCAGTCAGAAGATTCATCATCTCGGAGTACCACGTCGTTGCAAACAGTACACCAATCACCAAGAACTTCTGCACCAACTACCAATAAAGGTGAAAACACCAGCGATCAATCAGAATCTTCTTCTTCCGTGAAAACTACTCCTCAACAATCACTTGGTTCAACTTCTGCTATGCTTCCACAAGCAAGTATTCAAGTGTCTACGATTTCTGCGTCAACTCAACAGCAGAATGCTGAGTCTACTGAATTGAAAGCTAAACTTGTTTCTATCTCTCTTATGACAATTGCAATAGTCTCTGGAAGCATAGTAGCAGTTATAGTGATAGCAGGAGTAATTGGAGTCTGGATCTATAGGAAAAGAAGGTGAATTCACTTTTTGCGTTCTCCATCAGGTTGTGCAGTCACCAAAAAACGATggtttttaatgtatttttaaatatttgatcaaaACAACGACTACATAATAAAATAAGTCACTAATGAGTAAAAAAACGAGCAACCACATATTATGTTATATAATATAACGACGTTAACAAAAACTAAACACGTATAATGTCTTGCTATATTAGCAGGTAATAGATTTTCGTTCGGATTGGATTCGAATCCACAGCCCTGCAGTATAGGTAAATACCAACCAATTACAAGAATGAGTAGCATATTCTGTAAAAAACATTCCGGTCATTCCAAACTTATTAACTCTATACTTACTAGCAGTTGCTATCAGTAACGTAGGTCTCGAtgtcaaatattaattaatcaaacatgaacaaataatatatatagcgTCATAGTGACAGCAACTAACACAGTAAAACGTCTTGCTTGAATAGGATGCTTTTCATAGCTTTGTCGGGAGcgaataaattaataataataaatctaagAACATATTCGTTTCTAGACTTCAACATCGAGAAGAAAGCATTCCAGTGCATTATCGGAAACGTCCGTTAGCCACACCTCCCCCGGTGTACGAAGAGATAGGCATTTCCCGGGGACCGATACAACAAACCGAACCATCTGGCGATCATAAGGATGATTATCGCAGACCATCTTCTGAAGCTAAAATGGGGTCACAAATCAATAAATATCTTACAGCGATGTACTCAAGAGAAAATCGCCAAGAAGGCAATGTCAACGATGGATATGAAAATACTAGTTTTATTACAGAACCAGAATTTACTGCTCCAGTTGACACTCCACCTAATGGATATCTGGAACCAATGACGCACACGAGCCTTTCGCGCCATGAGGTTGTATACGAAGTTACATATGTCGATGGAGATTTTACTGATCCAGATTATATTTATCCAGAAATAGTCCCATCACGCAGAATCCAATAAATATCGTGTCGATTCCTTTCTGATTACGGGTCGGACAAATATACTTGaagatcttttttttttttgcttttatattttgaacATTATTTGAAATTCATATTATAAATAGTTTACACTAGAATGTGATTAGTACGATATTATAATATTCTGTTCGATAGCAATTTAAAACCGAATAAACTGTTCATCTGGCATAAAAATATAACCATGTTTAACTTTTCACCAAAATGTTATAAATCATGATATAAAAACCAACGACAAATTTTACATGAAACATGACTTCATCTAAATTCTACAAAACATGAATTTTAAATGGAAAAGGTTTTGTTCAAACCAAGTTTCTTATCGGTAGTTTAATTTTATTGCACTATTGAACattccgaaaaaaaaattaacatttatgTCGTCGAACTTTGTTGTCGAAGATGCAGCCAAACTTTTTGACTGATAAAGAATCACGCTCAAATGAATTCAAGTCGAGATTTTGTCGGAGTCAAAATTATTACTAACTTAGGGTTAGGGACAGATGTTCTGTACATTCAAATCGTCGGggtattattgaaaatttgaacattccaaaaaaaaaaaaaaaattagaaccTCACAGCCATGAGCCATTATTGACTCATTAGTTTGTAGAATATCAATATCACCTCttccgattttgaaatatatcacCTATGCTTATATCACTTGCCGCTTTAATCCAATTTCCACGTACAGACATAAGCACCAACAAAAGATATCTTCTTAATAATGTTTTGAATACCTTTTTAATTCAGGCGACATGAAATCAATACAACGCTAATAAATATGATTGGAGCAAGTTTGTCAGCTGAAGTATTTTCGAAAAAGAATTCGATTTTTGCTGAAATTATTAGATTTAAGAATTCCAGAAACATAATTAACCAAAAAAATTTCGATTTTGTTTTCGAGTTGCTGTGCCTTTATTCGTGTCATATCACTTAACAAAAACTTGTGGCAAAAATATGGGATcactaaatattattttctatttttctcaTTGAATTTTATTTGGATAGGGGTGCAAAAACGGTGAAAAGTTTTAGTTGTAAAacgttttaataaaataatttctaatTATAAATAACTGAAAcctgtatttttattcaaataataacgtaGACGTATCTCGAACCAACAAAAGCTAAATATAAATTGTCAACCAACGATCAAAGGcgcgcatttttaaactttgtcatgggcgccattttataCGACAATGTCCATAGCCATGTTACAAGAAGTATTACAAAAAGGACTTACATGCCTAAGTGTTAATTTTCAATCACATAAAATCGCTCAGAACAATTATTTCCAAATAGCCTACCAATAATTTCCGCTTCCCAATAACAGCAATGCATCCTAGGGTATGACAGTTCGAAAACCTGTGCAGTTTTCTATGACTCATTTCACCTGTGATTGACGATTTTTTTTGCTTCCCTATgtaaatgaatatttgatttcgTGCACGGTGATGAAATGAATATTACTGCTACTGATATATAACTATAAAACTCAGTTCCTATCGTATCTAGTTAAAAATTCTgggttatatttaatatatatatttaaaaagcaTAATATATTGGC
This is a stretch of genomic DNA from Styela clava chromosome 2, kaStyClav1.hap1.2, whole genome shotgun sequence. It encodes these proteins:
- the LOC120336585 gene encoding uncharacterized protein LOC120336585 — protein: MTFTSNQTPKERGLIRVHSLLPGTGILPGFSWYGFNPDSDQTCWIGYTSDICLNETKKLKCETRKWLSNVNGSMVIFECKPSKLQFKLSYEYIDCKTGKSSRTSPTTTSPGKTSQSPVITSSITQENKHKNHTDQSEDSSSRSTTSLQTVHQSPRTSAPTTNKGENTSDQSESSSSVKTTPQQSLGSTSAMLPQASIQVSTISASTQQQNAESTELKAKLVSISLMTIAIVSGSIVAVIVIAGVIGVWIYRKRRLQHREESIPVHYRKRPLATPPPVYEEIGISRGPIQQTEPSGDHKDDYRRPSSEAKMGSQINKYLTAMYSRENRQEGNVNDGYENTSFITEPEFTAPVDTPPNGYLEPMTHTSLSRHEVVYEVTYVDGDFTDPDYIYPEIVPSRRIQ